A window of the Lactuca sativa cultivar Salinas chromosome 5, Lsat_Salinas_v11, whole genome shotgun sequence genome harbors these coding sequences:
- the LOC111917651 gene encoding FCS-Like Zinc finger 8 gives MADQRPISSFLPSPRFFNGFFSPKTLQDSQPSPTSILDANKNSVNNPFENNKNRIKPMKIFEEIKNPSEKFDHEGIALALIDEQPSETICKPNTISRKVLFASNLKIQIPDSPGDYGIKTRSSQFSGTPAPTPTGFGSPRGFTRQLSLREMELSEEYTRVISHGPNPKTTHIYDNCVVESCGVIGSTHLKKPGPKPPCESFLSLCHTCKKNLEEDADIYIYRGEKAFCSEECRCQEMVLDGLLMNS, from the exons ATGGCGGATCAAAGACCCATTTCTTCTTTCCTTCCTTCACCACGGTTCTTTAATGGCTTCTTCTCCCCCAAAACCCTGCAAGACTCACAACCATCACCCACTTCGATTCTCGACGCCAATAAAAATTCTGTCAACAACCcatttgaaaacaacaaaaaccgaaTCAAACCCATGAAAATCTTCGAGGAAATCAAAAACCCATCTGAGAAATTCGATCATGAAGGTATTGCGTTAGCACTAATTGATGAACAACCCAGTGAAACCATTTGTAAACCCAATACTATTAGTCGGAAAGTTTTGTTCGCATCAAATCTCAAGATTCAGATTCCTGATTCTCCCGGCGATTACGGGATCAAGACACGTAGCTCTCAGTTTTCCGGTACACCTGCCCCAACGCCGACGGGGTTCGGGTCCCCCCGAGGATTTACTCGTCAGCTTTCTTTGAGGGAAATGGAGCTTTCAGAGGAGTATACCCGAGTGATTTCTCATGGCCCGAACCCAAAAACGACCCATATTTATGATAATTGTGTTGTGGAGAGTTGTGGGGTAATCGGGTCGACCCATTTGAAGAAGCCTGGTCCGAAACCGCCATGTGAGAGTTTTTTAAGCCTTTGTCATACCTGCAAAAAGAATCTTGAAGAAGACGCTGATATCTATATTTACAG GGGTGAGAAGGCTTTTTGTAGTGAAGAATGTAGATGCCAAGAAATGGTTTTGGATGGGTTGTTGATGAactcataa